CGGTCGCTGGCGGAGGCGATCGATTGATGGGGTAGGGGCGAGGCGACCTCGCCCCTACGTTACGCGACAACGGGGCGAGGCGACCTCGCCCCTACATTACGCGACAACGGGGCGAGGCGACCTCGCCCCTACGTTACGCGACAACGGGGCGAGGCGACCTCGCCCCTACATTACGCGATTACGGGGCGAGGCGACCTCGCCCCTACGTTACGCGACAACGGGGCGAGGCGACCTCGCCCCTACGTTACGCGATTACGGGGCGAGGCGACCTCGCCCCTACGTTACGCGACAACGGGGCGAGGCGACCTCGCCCCTACGTTACGCGATTACGGGGCGAGGCGACCTCGCCCCTACGTTACGCGACAACGGGGCGAGGCGACCTCGCCCCTACGTTACGGGATTACGGGGCGAGGCGACCTCGCCCCTACATCCCCTCTATTCTTTATGCTCCAACAGGGCCTCGACAAAGGCCCAGGGGTCGAATTCGGCCATATCGTCGATCTTCTCGCCGGTGCCGACGAAACGCACGGGCACGCCCACCTGGTCGGCAATGGCCAGGACCACGCCGCCTTTGGCCGTGCTATCCAATTTGGTCAGGATGACGCCGGTGACGTCCACGCTGGCGCCGAATTTCTGGGCCTGGGTGATGGCATTCTGGCCGGTGGTGGCGTCCAGCACCAGCAACACCTCGTGCGGGGCTTTGTGCACCTGGCGCTGAGCGACATTGCGGATCTTCTCCATCTCCTTCATCAGGTTGAAGTTGGTGTGCAGGCGGCCGGCGGTGTCGATGATGAGGATGTCGGCATCGCGCGATTCCTGGCTGGCGCGGATGGCGTCATACACCACCGCGCCGGGGTCGGCCCCCGGCTCGTGGGCAACGACCGAGACGCCCGCCCGTCCGCCCCAGACCTTGAGCTGGTCGATGGCGGCGGCGCGGAAGGTGTCGCCGGCGGCCAGCACCACGCGGCGTCCGCGGTTGCGATAAAGCCTGGCCAGTTTGCCGATGCTGGTCGTCTTGCCAGAGCCGTTGACGCCCACCACCAGCACCACATTCAGCAGGCGATTGCGGTTGTCGATGTCGAGCGGCGGCGCCTTGCCGGTCAAGATGCGCACCATCTCCTCTTCCAGTAGCTTGCGGGCGTCTTCGCTGCGCTTCACGCCCGCCGCCGCCACACGCTCGCGCGTGGCGGCCACCAGCTTGAGCGTGGTCTCGACGCCGACATCGCCCATGATCATGACTTCTTCCAGCTCATCCCATAGCTCGTCGGTGATCTCGTTGGCCTGGAAGATGCGGCCGATGCGGCTGAGGACGCCGTGGCGGGTTTTGTCCAGGCTCTGATCGATCTTCTGCTGGTCTTCGATGCCCACCTGGGCGCGGCGAAAACGGGAAAACATTCAGGGAAACCTCGTTGGGGAGTGGAGATTGGGGAGTGGAGATTGGTTATTGGAGATTGGTTATTGATCGTTGCTGGTGGGGGAGGCGAGTCAGAGACAATAAAGCTGAGGCAAGGACTTTGTGTAAGACTCCTTCGCATCCCTTCGCGTCCTTCGCGGATCAAACCACAATCGGCGGGGCGGCGAGAGAATGCCAGGGTTCAAAGACAACAGAGCTGAGGCAAGGACTTTGTGTTTTCTTTGTGTCCTTCGTGTCTTCGTGTGAAACTCCTTCGCGCCCCTTCGCGTCCTTCGCGGATCAAACCACAATATCGGCCACGGAATCAACGATGTGGGTGGGCTGGTAGGGATAGCGGGCCACATCCCCGCGGCGGGCCACACCGGTGAGCACCAGGATGGTGTCCATGCCGCTCTCCACCCCGCCCTTGATGTCCGTGGCCATGTTGTCGCCCACCATCACCGTTTCTTCCGAGTGTACGTCCAGGTAGTTCAGGGCCGTGCGCATCATCAGCGGGTTGGGTTTGCCGACGAAATAGGCGGGCACGCCGCTGGCCTTCTCGATGAAGGCTGCCATGGCCCCGCAGGCCGGCACCCACAGCCCGCCCTCGCCAGGGCCGCCGGCATCGGGGTTGGTGGCCACGAAGCGGGCGCCATCCACCACCAGCCGGATGGCCTTGGTCAGCGTCTCCAGGTTGAAGCTGCCCTCGCCCAGGACGACATAATCCGGGTTCAGGTCGGTGATCACGTAGCCGATGCTGTGGATGGCGGCGATCAGCCCGCTCTCGCCCAGCACGAAGGCCGT
The window above is part of the Caldilineales bacterium genome. Proteins encoded here:
- the ftsY gene encoding signal recognition particle-docking protein FtsY, giving the protein MFSRFRRAQVGIEDQQKIDQSLDKTRHGVLSRIGRIFQANEITDELWDELEEVMIMGDVGVETTLKLVAATRERVAAAGVKRSEDARKLLEEEMVRILTGKAPPLDIDNRNRLLNVVLVVGVNGSGKTTSIGKLARLYRNRGRRVVLAAGDTFRAAAIDQLKVWGGRAGVSVVAHEPGADPGAVVYDAIRASQESRDADILIIDTAGRLHTNFNLMKEMEKIRNVAQRQVHKAPHEVLLVLDATTGQNAITQAQKFGASVDVTGVILTKLDSTAKGGVVLAIADQVGVPVRFVGTGEKIDDMAEFDPWAFVEALLEHKE
- a CDS encoding HAD-IIA family hydrolase encodes the protein MDGVLVHGRTMVPGADDFIERLKTAGAEYLVLTNNPAFAPADLSHRLRTIGIDVPAERIFTSAMATARFLHSQRPEGTAFVLGESGLIAAIHSIGYVITDLNPDYVVLGEGSFNLETLTKAIRLVVDGARFVATNPDAGGPGEGGLWVPACGAMAAFIEKASGVPAYFVGKPNPLMMRTALNYLDVHSEETVMVGDNMATDIKGGVESGMDTILVLTGVARRGDVARYPYQPTHIVDSVADIVV